In Amycolatopsis solani, a single window of DNA contains:
- a CDS encoding isocitrate lyase/PEP mutase family protein, with the protein MTSIAEKATRLQALHAAPELLLVVNVWDAITAKVVAETPGTQALATPSHGIAASRGYPDGEKIPRDEMISEIALIVRTAGDLPVTADLEAGYGDPGGTVAKAIEAGAVGANLEDQMKPLAEAVKAVEAAVAAAEAAGIDFVLNARTDAFLKTDPETALAEAITRGRAYLDAGASNFFVPGKLDEDQVARLVGELGERKVNLIGIPGSIPLARAQELGVSRVSYGPWSQNVALTALAKLAEDVYAGGGLPADTRKLN; encoded by the coding sequence ATGACCTCGATCGCCGAGAAGGCCACCCGTCTCCAAGCGCTGCACGCCGCACCCGAACTGCTCCTCGTCGTCAACGTCTGGGACGCGATCACCGCCAAGGTCGTCGCCGAGACGCCCGGCACCCAGGCCCTCGCGACCCCCAGCCACGGCATCGCCGCCTCGCGCGGGTACCCGGACGGCGAGAAGATCCCGCGGGACGAAATGATCTCCGAGATCGCCCTGATCGTGCGGACGGCGGGCGACCTCCCGGTCACCGCCGACCTCGAAGCGGGCTACGGCGACCCCGGCGGCACCGTGGCCAAGGCGATCGAGGCCGGCGCGGTCGGCGCCAACCTCGAAGACCAGATGAAACCGCTCGCGGAAGCCGTGAAGGCCGTCGAAGCCGCCGTCGCGGCCGCAGAGGCGGCGGGCATCGACTTCGTGCTCAACGCCCGCACCGACGCCTTCCTCAAGACCGACCCGGAGACCGCGCTGGCCGAGGCGATCACCCGCGGCCGCGCCTACCTCGACGCGGGCGCGTCCAACTTCTTCGTGCCCGGCAAGCTCGACGAGGACCAGGTGGCGCGGCTCGTCGGCGAACTCGGCGAGCGCAAGGTCAACCTCATCGGCATCCCGGGCTCGATCCCCCTGGCCCGCGCGCAGGAACTCGGCGTCTCCCGGGTGTCCTACGGGCCGTGGAGCCAGAACGTCGCGCTCACCGCGCTCGCGAAGCTGGCCGAGGACGTCTACGCCGGCGGCGGGCTGCCCGCCGACACCCGCAAGCTCAACTGA
- a CDS encoding helix-turn-helix transcriptional regulator — MEQGSGLRLVEGAVPDTAVSEVLLMSAGTGAASVGEFRRIAHANLRAGVPCRALFPDSARLSGTARALALAGARVRTDTEVPMEALVLDRESVVLPAERSGRGCHCVAAFRLAGMVTATAGLFERAWRTAVPLGPSEATEDEMLTARERDLLMLLCSGSTDESAAAQLGISVRTVGRMVADIMNRLGARSRFQAGAKAVDRGWVPAGYRMTG, encoded by the coding sequence ATGGAGCAGGGGAGCGGGCTCAGGCTCGTCGAGGGGGCGGTGCCGGACACGGCGGTCAGCGAGGTCCTGCTCATGAGTGCCGGCACCGGTGCGGCTTCCGTGGGCGAGTTCCGCCGGATCGCCCACGCGAACCTGCGTGCGGGGGTGCCCTGCCGGGCGCTGTTCCCCGACTCGGCGCGGCTGTCGGGCACCGCGCGGGCGCTGGCACTCGCCGGCGCGCGGGTGCGCACCGACACGGAGGTGCCGATGGAGGCGTTGGTGCTCGACCGCGAGTCCGTCGTGCTGCCCGCCGAGCGGTCAGGCCGGGGATGTCACTGTGTTGCGGCCTTCCGGCTGGCCGGGATGGTCACCGCGACGGCCGGGCTGTTCGAACGGGCGTGGCGGACCGCGGTGCCGCTCGGGCCGTCGGAGGCCACCGAGGACGAGATGCTCACCGCGCGCGAACGCGACCTGCTCATGCTGCTCTGCTCCGGCAGCACCGACGAATCGGCCGCGGCGCAGCTGGGCATTTCGGTCCGCACGGTCGGGCGGATGGTCGCCGACATCATGAACCGGCTCGGTGCGCGCAGCCGGTTCCAGGCCGGGGCCAAGGCCGTCGACCGCGGGTGGGTGCCGGCCGGGTACCGCATGACCGGGTGA